From the genome of Carassius auratus strain Wakin chromosome 26, ASM336829v1, whole genome shotgun sequence, one region includes:
- the slc2a15b gene encoding solute carrier family 2 member 15b, with protein sequence MAEEVLIEPNGKSRGHLTSSLLAVAFLSSFGSSMLYGYNLAVVNSPAEYIKDFYNQTIVRRNGSGVDKETLTLLYSVTVSIFAIGGLVGSLTVGMQVTRFGRRGTLVHSTVLVFIAGVLMGFSRLCGSPEMIIIGRFIIGIHSGIALSVVPMYLGEIAPKNLRGFLGLVPSIFICIGVFIAQILGLHELLGKEEHWPLFLSLVVVPTFIQLMLLPWFPESPRYLLMEKRNIHATITALKWYRPKSNIQAELEEMQEEQRSLSSVETVSVLQLFRDPSVRWQLVTVLVVNAGMQLSGIDAIWFYTNAIFENAGIPAQQIQYTTVGTGAIEVIAGLIGCFTIERVGRRPLMIGGFSFMGLCCAGITFSLLLQAHVPFMRYVSVACVVGIIAGFCIGPAGVPFLMTGELFKQSHRSSAYIVGGFFNWISNFTVGFVFPFLQMSAGAFCYLVFCGVCVGVAAYVFFIIPETKNKTFVEISQMFDLRNACEKENQPLGITDQLGLKKMNGYGALEPGDMDKMDKTEK encoded by the exons ATGGCAGAAGAGGTTTTGATAGAACCTAATGGGAAAAGTAGAGGG CATTTAACCTCATCCCTGTTGGCGGTAGCgttcctctcttcctttgggaGCTCCATGCTGTATGGTTATAACCTGGCTGTTGTTAATTCTCCTGCAGAG TACATAAAGGACTTTTATAACCAAACCATTGTGAGGAGGAATGGGTCAGGAGTGGATAAAGAGACTCTCACACTTCTTTATTCCGTCACTGTGTCAATATTTGCCATTGGAGGCCTGGTGGGCTCTCTTACAGTGGGGATGCAAGTTACCAGATTTGGGAG GAGAGGGACACTGGTACACAGCACAGTTCTGGTGTTTATCGCCGGCGTGCTGATGGGCTTCAGCCGATTATGTGGATCTCCAGAGATGATCATCATCGGACGCTTCATTATAGGGATACACTCAG GGATTGCTCTCAGCGTAGTGCCCATGTATCTGGGAGAAATTGCTCCAAAGAATCTCCGGGGCTTCCTAGGACTTGTGCCCAGCATCTTCATCTGCATAGGAGTGTTTATCGCTCAGATTCTGGGACTTCATGAACTCTTGGGCAAG GAAGAGCACTGGCCTCTGTTCCTCTCTCTAGTTGTGGTGCCTACATTCATACAGCTTATGCTGTTGCCATGGTTCCCAGAGAGTCCCAGATATCTGTTGATGGAAAAGCGGAACATTCATGCCACTATCACAG CTCTGAAGTGGTACCGTCCCAAATCTAACATCCAAGCTGAGTTGGAGGAGATGCAGGAAGAGCAGCGCTCTTTGTCCTCAGTAGAGACTGTCTCAGTATTGCAGCTCTTCAGGGATCCGTCTGTTCGCTGGCAGCTTGTTACAGTCCTTGTGGTGAATGCTGGCATGCAGCTGTCTGGAATCGATgcg ATTTGGTTCTACACCAATGCCATCTTTGAGAATGCGGGTATCCCTGCTCAGCAGATTCAGTACACAACCGTGGGCACTGGAGCCATAGAGGTCATCGCTGGACTCATAGGG TGCTTTACTATTGAGCGTGTGGGTAGGAGGCCTCTGATGATTGGTGGCTTCAGCTTTATGGGTTTGTGCTGCGCTGGAATCACTTTCTCCCTACTATTACAG GCTCACGTGCCCTTCATGCGATATGTCAGTGTGGCCTGCGTGGTTGGAATCATCGCAGGATTCTGCATTGGTCCTG CTGGTGTCCCGTTTCTGATGACAGGAGAGCTCTTTAAACAATCCCATCGATCTTCTGCCTACATTGTAGGAGGATTTTTCAACTGGATATCAAACTTTACCGTGGGATTTGTCTTTCCATTCCTTCAG ATGTCAGCCGGTGCGTTCTGTTATCTGGTgttctgtggtgtgtgtgtgggggttgCAGCCTACGTTTTCTTCATCATCCCTGAAACAAAGAACAAAACCTTTGTGGAGATCAGTCAGATGTTCGATTTAAGAAACGCTTGTGAAAAGGAAAACCAGCCGCTGGGAATCACTGACCAACTCGGGCTCAAAAAAATGAATGGGTATGGTGCACTTGAGCCTGGAGATATGGACAAAATGGACAAGACTGAGAAATAG